A window of Papilio machaon chromosome W, ilPapMach1.1, whole genome shotgun sequence genomic DNA:
TTCCGagtgttaaaaagaaaacctaagaatttacaaatttgttGAGGTTGTAATGAACTTTTAtcgaaatttataacaaaacctAGGCACTGTAAGAGTTTTAAAGTTTCATTTACGTTAAATCTACAATCGTCGTAAGTTTTTCCAATACATAGAATATCGTCTAAATAGATTACTGAATTGAAGCCTACACTTCTCAAATAAGTTATGACTTCTCTCATAATCTTAGTAAACACCCTAGGAGCCACGGAAAGTCCGTAAGGCATTGAAGTAAATTCGTAGGTCGTGTTATGagtatttttcttaaactGAAATCTTAggtattttctatgtttaacaTGGATAGGAACTAGTAGGTAGGCTTCCTTTAAATCAATTGTGGCTAAGTAACCGTTTTGAGGGATTAACTTTGCAGCTGTTCGGTAATCTTCCATCTTGAAATGATACTTTGAAACGTATTTGTTTAGCGGTTtcaaatttagtataaaacgTTTGCCGCCGCTTGTTTTGGCTGCAAGGAATATTTTGGAAACAAATTGGCCTCTACTCGGAAGACATTCCGTTACGGCACCTAAGTCAACTAGTTTTTGAATTGCAGTTGACATTTCCTGATGCTCTAACTCCGAAAATGTATTGCTAGGTACGTTTCTTTGATATACTTCTTTGTAAAAAGGTATGGTGAGGCCATTTTGTATCCAATCTAAAATTACTGGGTTAGAGGTTATGTTAGTCcagcaattaaaaaagtgtttaattCTGCCTGCATGTACCTGAGTTACTGCGTTGCCGGAGCACGCGGCTTGTTCGCTGCTGCGGGCTTCGACGCTGACTGCTGTTGCGACGAGCTCGGGTATGAGCGACGGTTCTGCGATGTTGTTTTCTTCCCGCCTCGGTTGCCGCGAATCGACGAATACCGGGGCGGGCCGGACCAGTTTCCCGAGTTTGAAGAGCGGTTGCTTGTGGATTGAGGGCTGGAAGATCGCGGAATagactttttaatttgcagGCCTTGACGTTCTATAGCTTTTGCAGCCTTGATCTTATCGGAAAGATTGTTACCGAACAGAGTTTCATCTCGCACTGAATCTTGAATGACGtggataaaatttttatccaGGTTTGGGGTTATGAGTTTAATGCGACTATTTGTGTTTGTTGCGTGCAAATCCGAAAGTATACGACAGACATTACTTAAGTGGTTTATGGAGGTTCTCTTTTCTTCTTCGCTTAAAAGGATGTTTAACGCTCTATTGGCAGCTGCTATGCCCGATCCCAATTGTTGCTGATGAGCGACCAGGATCTTGTCTCTGTTCCTTACAGAGTCAGTTACGGCCGCAGATATTTCGGCGTTTAGTTTAGGGGCTTGTAACAGCCTACAGTTGTCAGGTATAAGGTaatctttcaataaaatttcctTCCTATCTTTAGGCAGGCCTTTTACGAGAAGGGGAAGCCACCACAATTTAGCCAAACTTTCGTGGATTTTTTCTCCGAATTCTGGGATGTCACTGGTTGACTCACCGAGGGCTTCTAAAAGATCAGGGTCCAACTCTGGATCACCTGGTTGGTCTCTTGTATCTGGTAAAGGACCAAGGTCCGGAGCGAGTTCGGGATCGGGCGTGACCTCGGGCTCCACGTCGGGCTCCGGCTCAGTGATTTGTGGCGCAAGGCCTTGCTCCGAAACTTCAACATCTACAACGAAAAGGTTTATATCAGCCAAGTTAATTACTTCAACAGGCGAGGCTCACGGCCTGCCCTGATggagtatttattttcaacgaaCGAGGCTCACGGTCTGTCCTGATGAATCATAATGTTTCAACGAACAAGGCTCGCAGCCTTATCTGTTGAAAGCCGATAACGTGTTTAGTAATCGGTACGTGGTAACAAAACATAAAGGTTATGTTCGTCCACTcgttgtaaatatgtaatgtaaacaacgttaaaataaaaaatatgatgccTACCTTCATTATCCGAAGAATCTGATATGATTCGAATTCGGCGACGTCGTCCAATTTTGCGTTCTCTTAATTTTCTGATCTTGCGTTCgtaatgtattatttgttcTTCAGCGCTTCGTTTCGACATTGTTTCTTTCTTCAACTAGTTTTAAAGTTGACGCGTGTTGTTGTCACCGTGCACGAAAAGGGAATGATCTCCAAATGATCTCCAAATGGCGTCTCACCCCGTCCCCGACTCGCCGGAAGTAGGGGTAAGTcgcattaaattttaaatttcacaatgGTCAATTGAGTATCTTTTAAGCGTGCAAAGTCACCTGTAGGTCAAGGGGACTACctggtaaatatttatatcgaaAAATTAAGCGatgaaatataatgaatattgAAAGCATTAAGATTTTTGAATATCTTCTTGCATTCCCTGCATTTGTGTTGTTTTCTCCTATTTTTTCTTGtcttattatttctttgttttggaGTAGAAGACTTTTCAAGGTTCTTGTATATTCTTGGTCTAATCCGCTTTTTCTTCACAGTATCAATTACCAATAAATTATTGGCATCATTTTGAGTTTGACCTTCTTTTGTCACACTTTCAACATTCATtgcatcaattttcagctcaCCAACCAGGGGGGTGAAACTTCAATACAAAAGTATGAACAAAGATTAATGTATGGAAAGTAGGGCAAATTAGTAATTGTTACTTAGTTTGAGATAGATTGAGACAGTTAGGCCAGTGAAAACGAAAGTATTgccataattaaaaaaaaaatcaaagaaatgATAGATTAAATCACCGTTGTtactgataaataaatacgattattatgaaaaataatttcttgaaAATGCTGTAATTAAACAGGAATTATGTTTGCCACAGCCGAAGGTTCCAAAAAAAACGAGATtgattcttataatttaatttaattaataaaaattacaaataaaaacttattactaaCTATGCTATGTTCCCTCCGAAGTCAGGATAGGAATTGCTTAAtctattacaattaataattacgaaatatCGGTGCCAATGCTGCCTCAGCGCCTCGTGTCCACTTAAGTGGGTCGCGGCGAAGTCAACGCACTGCTGCGTCGGCGATCTTCCTTATAGGCATATATGTAACACCTCCCCCCGCAGACCAGCAACTATTTGAGAACTTTAAGCGAAAATGTTGCTGGGAACTCAGGGTCTTGGCTTCGATTTTCTTTAACAT
This region includes:
- the LOC106718361 gene encoding uncharacterized protein LOC106718361, with the protein product MSKRSAEEQIIHYERKIRKLRERKIGRRRRIRIISDSSDNEDVEVSEQGLAPQITEPEPDVEPEVTPDPELAPDLGPLPDTRDQPGDPELDPDLLEALGESTSDIPEFGEKIHESLAKLWWLPLLVKGLPKDRKEILLKDYLIPDNCRLLQAPKLNAEISAAVTDSVRNRDKILVAHQQQLGSGIAAANRALNILLSEEEKRTSINHLSNVCRILSDLHATNTNSRIKLITPNLDKNFIHVIQDSVRDETLFGNNLSDKIKAAKAIERQGLQIKKSIPRSSSPQSTSNRSSNSGNWSGPPRYSSIRGNRGGKKTTSQNRRSYPSSSQQQSASKPAAANKPRAPATQ